The segment TCCCTTCTTTTGAATATACTTTCTCGAACTGTATGACTATGTAAGTTTTAGCTTTGTAATCTTATTGCTCTCATTATAATATAGAAAACTCTTAAAAACAAATGACACTACATTTTACTATGATAAACCAATAGCTATCTCCttaacacacacaaacacataaCAGTTCCTAAGATAAGAGATTTAACCATTTTCAAAAAACTCAGTCACTCGCTTCATTAGTTTAAATTCAAAGCTACcttctttttcttgttcttcttgcaCTCTTTGTTCAACATCACAGATAATTTAGCCAATCCGAACTTTTTCCTCTTCCCATTGACCCTCTTATATTTTTCCTTCCCTTCACCATTTCTTTCTTCCACATTAGTCTTTCAAAGAATCTGACCCAAGGACACTCTCCCGTTCATCATCATCGCTGACTCATCCGCAAGAAGTACCTTCCTGCTCAGTATCTGCCCAATAGACGTCGCTGGTTTCAAGACAGTAACTGAAGACGCTGTCCCGTCTCCATTCATCATCATATCCAGACCGTTTTCATCCATCAGAACTGTCTCTCTCCTGTTCTTGTACTTGCCCTTGTAAGATGATGATCTCCTCCTACGTTCTGACCACTGCCATTGTGTCTCTTCTTCTCCTGCTTTCATTTTTGCGGAGTTCACTGTCTCCAGACCTTCCTCAATCGTCCTCCTGTTGCTTTTAATCTCTTGAGCCGTTTCTTCTATCTTCTCAGGAATCTCCTCCTGCAACatctttcttgttcttcttctcctgGTGACATCTTTGATTTCAGCTATTGCAACTGCTTCAGCCGCTCTAGCAGCTTCCTTCATCTTCATAGCAGTGACCAAACGCATCTCAGCAGCTTTGATATTGCTCCTCGTCCGTTCGATCTCACACACAGCTTTGATATTGCTCCTCGTCCTCGTATTGCTTTCTCTCCAGCTCATGAGATCACACTCCTTGTTCCTCCAATGGCCCTGAATACATATGTCTGAACCTACTTTCTTCTAAATCCTATCTGAAACCTGCTGTAAACCATTAAACAATAACAGTTCCACTATAGAAGACGATACGTTTAGAGACTATATATGCGGTGACTTTCCACCAAGAAGCTTCAGCCTCTGTCACATGAAGCCTTATCTTAGCCTCTTCCAATGCTGTCTGCATCTCTTTTATCTCATATTTTTGTCTTGTCACCATGAGCTCGTGTAGCCTTCTCTCTAGCTCATAAGGTCATACTCCTTGTTGTTTCACCAATGGTCCTGAACACAAACATAGTTTCTTCTAAATCTTTACTCTTCTCTGAAAATTCCTGTAAACAGTTTCACAATAACAATGTGTGACAAAGAATCAAAATCAATAATTGCTTGAATCTCAAGGACTTTAATGTCTAGTACTTTACCATAAGCTTGGAAGCTCAAACTCGGGTTGAGCTTATGCTTCAAACTGATCCCTTTCTCCTCCAGAATTTTCTTCCCTTTCCTTAAACATGTAATGTATATAAAGACCTTCATATCCAGTGATGAACAAAATCACCCTTTTTGCAGTTATAAAGACAAAATGAGagacaaataaatttttatacaatTATCGATCCTGCAATGAGACTAAATTCAACTCACAATTAGCATTCTGATTCATCAATATATCGACATTCAGGTCAAACTTTATATTATACACACTAAACCTAACCTATCAATAAGCTATAACAAATGGTAACGAAGTTACCTGAATTGATGGTCCTACACGCCCAACTCCATGCCGATCATCCTCCAGGAAATTTCTGACCGTCCCCGAATCACAGTCTCTCACATGGCTTCTCGCCACAGCTTTTGTCGTCACTTTGAGGTAAACAACCGAGACATGGCTCTCCGTTGAGACAGACACCTGATCCGTATGCAATCAGCTCTCATTCCTACACCGCCATCCACCTGAGAATTCAAAAGGCTCTGGGGATTCAAACTCTAATGAGAAGAGAATGATGAATTTATGGATACAAATTCACCTATAATTAGTTGCAGATTCACCGGCTGGAAGAAAGGGAGATGCAGTGAATCAGAAATCGTGGAATGAGTGGGAAGATGGAGTTAATTGGGAAGTTAATTTGAAGTATTGAAACAACCGAGTTCCGTAACCATCCTGGTTTCCATAGAAGGTGAGACGATCGAAGCTTGACACAGAGATTCACGACGTTTCGTCTCTCTTGAAACTCCATTGTTGGTTTGGATGGCCAGAGATCGAAGAAGACTATTAACCCTAGTTTTCGATATCGCCTTCAACTAAGATGATCGTCTCTCTAAGATGTTGAGTTTTACAAAACTTAATAACGTAAAAGAGTCCAATAAGAGTGTAGCATAAAGCCCATAAAGAACTAAAACCAAAGGAGGAATCTCGGGCCAGGGACAGGTGTCATGTTCATATTAAACGCAAGCCCATCTGACGTGTTTTAATGAAATGTTGTGATTGGAGGAATTTAATAAGTGACATGGACAGGCTAGAATCTCTCCATATCTggcttttagtattgtgatttttttatttagtttatgattatctttatttttgatttaaatattctttattTTGTACTTTtacattaagaaaataaaaaaagaatgaattttaagtaaaaaaaacatgttcGCTCTatttttcctctctctctctatcaatTACtactcagtttttttttatttcgctCTCTCTAGTGTGGGActttaaacacacaaattaaCTTAAGTAAATTTAGGCAAACTAAAATTTATGAGTTAGAATCACGCAAGTGGATATATGTGACAAAAAAAGGATATCTAAAGATTTATTCGTATTGCTTATTGGAATAAGCTTTCATACAAGAGATTGAATTGTTTAGTCAAGTTCGAATAAGAATATGAAAAGTAAAGATAAGTGTTAGATCATTTATTTGGAGAGCTTTGAACAATGTCCTTCCGGCAACAGAACTACTCAAGAAACAAGGGGTGAAACTGGATACTGTTTGTCAGAGATGTGGTAACAGAGAAGAATCGGTTAATCATATACTGTTCACATGTTCAGTTGCCCGACAAGTGTGGGCGTTGGCAAACATCCCATCTCCTGATCTGTTTGGGTTTAATGACTCCCAATATCGAACACTGATTTTTCTAATGGGAATGAAAGGCATGCTCAATATTCCCATTGAAATCAAAAGAGGCTATACTTGGTTTATATGGGTTTTTATGGAAAAAAACAGAAATGGAGTGTGCTTTGAAGGAAAAAATAGCAGTTCCATGGAAATATATTGGCCAGAGCAAGGAAGAAGCAGAATTTTGGTTCATGGCAAGTTTTGATGCACAGCTGAAGAGCTATGTCTAACATTGAATCGAGACAGGAAGGGAGGTTTGAAGCCTTCTTGTGGGCGGTTAATGGTATGAAAAGTCACAGGATTAACAAGGTGATCTTTGCTATTAATGATGCGTGTGTGGTTGGATTGTTAACAAGACCAAAGAGATGGCCTCTGTTTAAATTTCAGAGGTTGGAGATTATGAAAGTTTTGGCAGGAATTGAACGGTGGAGGTTGCTAAATGCTAATGGAAGAGAAAACAATCAATAGAGAGGCTGATCTCATTGCACAAAATGTTCCTAACCAAAGAAGAACTCAATCATTATGTGGCTGTGGGCTGGATGTACTTGGATCTtgatctttttttgttttgtcaacTACTTGGATCTTGATCAGTTTGACTGAatggatttataaaagaaagTATTACACTCAGAGACACATTTACACTTATTATAACATTATGAGTCACTTTCTTCTACCCACACACTTTTTCTAACTATTTGTTCAATTTTCGTTAGGTTTTCTAACTAGAGAAACATAACTATATTATAATTTGTGGTCCCCATtctcttttattctttttttttgtaaattgtttTATCTTTAAGTAAACTAAGTTTCTCGATCTTGATTcatctctagtttttttttttttgataagatttatttaTCTCTGGTCTGCTATGGTTCGCTTGAGCCACAATCTCAACTCACGGTGAGTGATTCACCTTCACGTACTATGGAAGCCAGGACTGCTCCAATTCGACGAGCTCTCCACCGGAATCTTCAGCCGCGGCGAGCTCCTACTGCTGCGTTCTTCCTTCTCCACGAGTCTTCTTTTCCGCGGTGTCTCATGTCCGGTGGGAAGCTTCAACGCCCTCCCCAGTTCCTCCATCGTTGGAATCGACAGCGACTTGACCGAGAAGCTCGTCACAACAATGGCCAATTTTAGCCTTTTTGCACATCTAGTCCTCTgaataaatgttattttcacTTAGACCCTAAACTTTCGATTGTACAGAAATATCCTTTGATTTTGACCTCAAATTTCTAATTGTGCATTCTATACCTTTTCAAATGCAAACGAATCTATAACAAGTGCTAAAAGCTATAAAACATGAATTAAGACGGCTGCTTATAGAGTATAATTCTAACaatgaaataaatttatagCTATATAATGATTAAGAAGGCTCGAACTAAATAGTTTTTGTTTGGTTCGGTTAACAAACCGGTGATTGATTGATACAATGTGTATTTACTATGTCCAATTGTTTTGTTTAACGTGCAACAGTCCTCATCTGATTTGAAATGTTTTTCCTTTAAACAGAAAGTGTACCTATGTATAAGTGTACATATGGATATCGTCAAAACGATTTACGAAAAATATGTGTACACGTGGATACTAAATTTGCTATCCATACTGGTCCaacatacaaatatatgtgtTCAAATTCAGTGTTCTTgtgagtttttttaatatagtgtacatacaaatatatgtgtTCAAATCCAGTGTTCATGTGAGTTTTTATAAGTATGAaccattttaattaatattggAAAAACGTGATTTTGCGGTTTGGTAGAAGAACGTTATTTTGCGGTTTTAGCATAAGTATTCAATCTTAACAGTTTTGCCAGGAAAATATGTTTTGCAGCTTTGATCAGAAAATGTGATTTGTGATCTTAATATGAAAAGATGATTTTACAATACATTTCTTTAATAATATACGAATGTACACATGTGAGGATGTACACATGTACGAATGTAAGTTTGTACATATGTACACATTTTTACATGTACATATCAGCACATGTTTACATGTATATATGTGCACATATATAATCAGCTGTAAATCTTCATT is part of the Brassica rapa cultivar Chiifu-401-42 chromosome A09, CAAS_Brap_v3.01, whole genome shotgun sequence genome and harbors:
- the LOC117127940 gene encoding WEB family protein At3g51720-like, encoding MSWRESNTRTRSNIKAVCEIERTRSNIKAAEMRLVTAMKMKEAARAAEAVAIAEIKDVTRRRRTRKMLQEEIPEKIEETAQEIKSNRRTIEEGLETVNSAKMKAGEEETQWQWSERRRRSSSYKGKYKNRRETVLMDENGLDMMMNGDGTASSVTVLKPATSIGQILSRKVLLADESAMMMNGRVSLGQIL